Proteins encoded together in one Paracoccus sp. SMMA_5_TC window:
- a CDS encoding DUF3553 domain-containing protein, which translates to MNEILEPGMIVRHPGAPEWGTGQVQSRVGDRITINFTHAGKQVVDGRHVNLELVHMDPR; encoded by the coding sequence ATGAATGAAATTCTGGAACCCGGAATGATCGTGCGTCACCCCGGCGCGCCCGAATGGGGCACGGGCCAGGTCCAGTCGCGCGTGGGCGATCGCATCACCATCAATTTTACCCACGCCGGCAAGCAGGTGGTCGATGGACGCCATGTCAATCTGGAACTTGTGCATATGGACCCCCGGTGA
- a CDS encoding histidine phosphotransferase family protein, translated as MDDLTIHHDMHPPAARSPGWLAGLIAARMCHDIVSPLGAVGNGLELLLMSGDFPGIAKSAELQLIQESLAAAGARVRCFRMAFGQGAPDQRLSLAELAALIADLERGGRLRLRLDAQGDLPRPEAQMILLALMCLETAMPWGGSVLICRGARGWRLVAEASRTRCDPALWAWLGGGTVAPSQPAPSEVHFVALATCAAETGRVLHWDLDDQGGEISF; from the coding sequence ATGGACGACCTGACAATCCATCACGACATGCACCCACCCGCCGCCCGGTCGCCGGGATGGCTGGCGGGGCTGATTGCGGCGCGCATGTGCCACGATATCGTGTCGCCGCTGGGCGCGGTGGGCAATGGGCTGGAGCTGCTGCTGATGTCGGGTGACTTTCCGGGCATCGCGAAAAGCGCCGAGCTTCAGCTGATTCAGGAAAGCCTGGCGGCGGCGGGAGCGCGGGTGCGTTGCTTCCGTATGGCTTTCGGCCAGGGCGCGCCCGACCAGCGCCTCAGCCTGGCAGAACTGGCTGCGCTGATCGCCGATCTGGAACGGGGTGGGCGGCTGCGGCTGCGGCTGGATGCGCAGGGCGACCTGCCGCGACCCGAGGCGCAGATGATCCTGCTGGCGCTGATGTGCCTGGAAACCGCCATGCCCTGGGGCGGATCGGTGCTGATCTGTCGCGGCGCCCGCGGCTGGCGCCTGGTGGCCGAGGCCAGCCGCACCCGTTGCGACCCGGCCCTGTGGGCCTGGCTGGGCGGGGGCACGGTCGCCCCGTCCCAGCCCGCCCCGTCCGAGGTGCATTTCGTGGCCCTTGCTACCTGCGCGGCCGAGACGGGACGGGTCTTGCACTGGGATCTGGACGATCAGGGCGGCGAGATTTCGTTCTAG
- a CDS encoding lysophospholipid acyltransferase family protein: MTAANRATWQDDGMPPSIPRPGPLGWVLIALRGLCVSAVLLLGVMLIVPLRLVERALAGPRRPVSGPHVQIVCRLCLWIIGLRWRCEGQPMRGPGAVVANHSSWLDILVMNAAMPVFFVAKAEVAGWPGINILTRVTDTHFVARDPRLARQQAQEFATRTRAGHRLLFFPEGTSTDGQRVLTFKSTLFQGFLDPALPPDLAVQPLCVHYHAPPGRDPRFYGWWGDMALGPHLLAVLAQYPQGRVSVRLLPPIPVAGETRKSLCAQAEAAVRDAFQRS; the protein is encoded by the coding sequence ATGACAGCGGCCAATCGCGCGACCTGGCAGGACGATGGGATGCCTCCGTCGATCCCGCGACCCGGACCGCTGGGCTGGGTGCTGATTGCGCTGCGCGGGCTGTGTGTCAGCGCGGTCCTGCTGCTGGGGGTAATGCTGATCGTGCCATTGCGGCTGGTCGAACGCGCCTTGGCCGGGCCGCGCCGACCGGTCAGCGGACCGCATGTCCAGATCGTCTGCCGTTTGTGCCTGTGGATCATCGGCCTGCGATGGAGGTGTGAGGGCCAGCCGATGCGCGGGCCCGGCGCGGTGGTGGCCAATCATTCCAGCTGGCTGGACATCCTGGTGATGAATGCCGCCATGCCGGTGTTCTTTGTCGCCAAGGCCGAGGTGGCGGGCTGGCCGGGCATCAACATCCTGACCCGCGTCACCGACACGCATTTTGTCGCCCGCGATCCGCGTCTGGCGCGCCAGCAGGCGCAGGAATTTGCCACCCGCACCCGGGCCGGGCACCGGCTGCTGTTCTTTCCCGAAGGCACCAGCACCGATGGCCAGCGCGTCCTGACGTTCAAATCGACGCTGTTTCAGGGCTTTCTGGACCCTGCGCTGCCCCCGGACCTGGCAGTCCAACCCCTGTGCGTGCATTACCATGCCCCACCCGGCCGCGACCCGCGGTTCTATGGCTGGTGGGGGGATATGGCGCTGGGTCCGCATCTGCTGGCGGTGCTGGCGCAATATCCACAAGGTCGGGTCAGCGTGCGGCTGCTGCCGCCCATTCCGGTCGCCGGCGAAACCCGCAAGAGCCTGTGCGCCCAGGCCGAAGCCGCTGTGCGCGATGCTTTTCAGCGGTCGTGA
- a CDS encoding GNAT family N-acetyltransferase — protein MTPETSYFVTRLATDEADLLSAQRLRYRVFVQELGGDGPLVDHENGLERDEFDGVVDHLVLVDNRRSRAALDHVVGVYRLLPGDRAFAFGRFYCDGEYDLTPLRGCGRSLLELGRSCMDPEFRGGSGMFLLWNALADYVLSRRIELLFGVASFHGTDVDALAQPLSWLHHHHLAPPELRPRALENAFQRMDLIPAEALDRRAAMTGLPALIKAYLRLGGMIGEGAWLDHEFNTTDVFLMLDTQAMSDKHRRFYETRREQ, from the coding sequence ATGACGCCTGAAACCTCTTACTTCGTAACCCGGCTGGCCACGGACGAGGCCGATCTGCTGTCGGCCCAGCGTCTGCGCTATCGGGTCTTTGTCCAGGAGCTGGGAGGCGACGGGCCGCTTGTCGACCACGAAAACGGTCTGGAGCGCGACGAATTCGATGGCGTCGTCGATCATCTGGTGCTGGTGGACAATCGCCGCTCGCGTGCGGCGCTGGATCATGTGGTCGGGGTGTATCGGTTGCTGCCGGGCGACAGGGCATTCGCGTTCGGTCGATTCTATTGCGATGGCGAATACGATCTGACCCCGCTGCGCGGCTGTGGCCGATCGCTGCTGGAACTGGGCCGATCCTGCATGGATCCGGAATTCCGGGGCGGCTCGGGAATGTTCCTGTTGTGGAACGCGCTGGCCGATTACGTCCTGTCGCGCCGCATCGAGCTGCTGTTCGGCGTTGCCTCGTTCCATGGCACAGATGTCGATGCCCTGGCGCAGCCTCTGTCCTGGCTGCATCACCATCACCTGGCACCGCCCGAGTTGCGCCCGCGCGCGCTTGAGAATGCATTTCAGCGCATGGACCTGATCCCGGCCGAGGCGCTGGACAGACGCGCCGCGATGACCGGCCTGCCGGCACTGATCAAGGCCTATCTGCGTCTGGGCGGCATGATCGGCGAAGGCGCCTGGCTCGACCACGAGTTCAACACCACGGACGTTTTCCTGATGCTGGACACTCAGGCCATGTCCGACAAGCATCGCAGATTCTACGAAACGCGGCGCGAGCAATGA